One window of the bacterium genome contains the following:
- a CDS encoding NADH-quinone oxidoreductase subunit D, whose translation MSDTRDLDLMLGPEQDRLNAALYDIEDVHGERMTLQMGPQHPATHGVLRLELETDGELVVKATPHLGYLHRCFEKVCENVTWPMITPYVDRLDYCSSMNNALGYAVAAEKLFNIEVSERVNVIRVLVAEMNRIANHMVAVGTYGLDIGAWTPFLFLFQQREHILDLFDELSGGRLLYNYIWIGGLAHDIPDGWLKKVRDFLQYMEGKILELNTLLSFNKIYVERVGKVAVITPELAIATGTTGPNLRGSGVKWDLRKVEPYCGYETYDFEIPVGTGEQGIVGDCFDRYMVRVREMEQSLKIMAQAVDRLEKMPGDDVRAKVPTSWNKMPVGEVYVRTESPKGELGFYLVSDGKAKPYRLKCRAPSFVVLSVIPHVAPGLLISDIVALVGSLDVVLGEVDR comes from the coding sequence GTGAGCGATACGCGCGATCTTGATCTTATGCTTGGCCCCGAACAGGACCGGCTGAATGCGGCGCTGTACGACATCGAAGATGTCCACGGCGAGCGCATGACCCTTCAGATGGGGCCGCAGCATCCCGCCACGCACGGCGTGCTCCGGCTGGAACTGGAAACCGACGGCGAGTTGGTGGTGAAGGCCACGCCGCATCTCGGTTATCTGCACCGCTGTTTCGAAAAGGTCTGCGAAAACGTGACGTGGCCGATGATCACGCCGTATGTGGACCGCCTCGACTACTGTTCGAGCATGAACAACGCGCTGGGCTATGCGGTGGCGGCGGAAAAACTGTTTAATATCGAAGTCTCTGAGCGGGTGAACGTGATCCGCGTGCTCGTCGCCGAAATGAACCGCATCGCCAACCACATGGTGGCGGTCGGCACCTACGGCCTCGACATCGGCGCGTGGACGCCGTTCCTGTTTCTCTTCCAGCAGCGGGAACACATTCTCGACCTGTTCGATGAACTCTCCGGCGGCCGCCTGCTCTACAATTACATCTGGATCGGCGGCCTGGCGCATGACATCCCCGACGGCTGGCTGAAGAAGGTTCGCGATTTCCTCCAGTATATGGAAGGCAAGATCCTCGAACTGAACACGCTGCTGTCCTTCAACAAGATTTATGTCGAACGCGTGGGCAAGGTGGCGGTGATTACGCCGGAGTTGGCGATTGCCACGGGCACGACCGGCCCCAATCTGCGCGGCAGTGGCGTTAAGTGGGATCTGCGCAAAGTGGAGCCCTACTGCGGCTATGAAACCTATGATTTCGAGATCCCCGTCGGCACGGGCGAACAGGGCATTGTCGGCGATTGCTTCGACCGTTACATGGTGCGCGTGCGCGAGATGGAGCAGTCGCTGAAGATCATGGCACAGGCTGTGGACCGCCTCGAGAAGATGCCGGGCGATGATGTGCGGGCGAAAGTTCCCACCTCCTGGAACAAGATGCCCGTCGGCGAAGTCTATGTGCGCACCGAAAGCCCTAAGGGTGAACTGGGCTTCTATCTGGTCTCGGATGGCAAGGCCAAGCCCTACCGCCTGAAGTGCCGCGCGCCCTCCTTTGTAGTGTTGTCCGTGATTCCTCACGTGGCTCCCGGCTTGCTGATTTCGGACATCGTGGCCCTCGTCGGCTCACTGGACGTGGTACTTGGAGAGGTGGACCGATGA
- a CDS encoding NADH-quinone oxidoreductase subunit C produces MTPQEIFTYLTKAFPAAELVLEEIQPSPVIRVPRAVLADVALKLRDDDALHFECLMCLSGLDKAPELHTVYHLHSMKNKQTVALRCVVTRDDPSMPTVCHVWQTAEWHEREAWDMFGIRFENHPDHRRILCADDWDGHPLRKDYKAPESFHGIPLTNILPESLS; encoded by the coding sequence ATGACCCCTCAAGAAATATTCACCTATCTGACCAAGGCATTCCCCGCCGCGGAACTGGTTCTCGAAGAGATCCAGCCGTCGCCGGTGATCCGCGTGCCGCGTGCTGTGCTGGCGGATGTCGCGCTGAAACTGCGCGACGACGATGCGCTGCACTTCGAATGCCTGATGTGCCTGTCCGGACTGGACAAGGCCCCCGAGCTGCACACCGTCTACCACCTGCATTCGATGAAGAACAAGCAGACCGTGGCGCTGCGCTGCGTCGTGACCCGTGACGATCCTTCGATGCCCACGGTGTGCCATGTGTGGCAGACCGCCGAATGGCACGAACGCGAAGCCTGGGACATGTTCGGCATCCGTTTTGAAAACCATCCCGATCACCGCCGCATTCTCTGCGCCGATGACTGGGACGGCCATCCGCTGCGCAAGGACTACAAGGCTCCCGAGTCCTTCCACGGCATTCCTCTCACCAATATCTTACCGGAATCTCTATCGTGA
- a CDS encoding NADH-quinone oxidoreductase subunit B family protein, translating into MGVIEGRYGPNVVITSIDKVFNWSRTSSMWPLSFGLACCAIEMMAAAASRFDLDRFGIFMRPTPRQADCMIVAGTVTVKMAERIKRLYEQMPEPRYVIAMGSCAISGGPYWEHGYHVVKGVDQVIPVDVYVPGCPPRPEALIDAFLKLREKIETETIAKQTA; encoded by the coding sequence ATGGGTGTGATTGAAGGCCGCTACGGCCCCAACGTTGTCATCACGTCTATCGATAAAGTATTCAACTGGTCGCGCACGAGTTCCATGTGGCCGCTGTCCTTCGGACTGGCCTGCTGCGCCATCGAAATGATGGCCGCGGCGGCGTCGCGTTTCGACCTCGACCGCTTCGGCATTTTCATGCGGCCCACGCCGCGTCAGGCCGACTGCATGATTGTGGCCGGCACGGTCACCGTCAAGATGGCCGAGCGCATCAAGCGGCTGTATGAGCAGATGCCCGAACCGCGCTACGTGATCGCCATGGGTTCCTGCGCCATCAGCGGCGGCCCCTACTGGGAGCACGGCTATCATGTGGTAAAAGGCGTGGATCAGGTCATTCCGGTGGACGTGTACGTCCCCGGCTGCCCGCCCCGTCCCGAAGCCCTGATTGACGCGTTTCTGAAACTGCGCGAAAAGATCGAAACGGAAACCATCGCCAAGCAGACGGCCTGA
- a CDS encoding NADH-quinone oxidoreductase subunit A has product MSFTAILIFFLAGAGFVVLALSVSRLVAPHKPNPIKNSTYECGEEAVGTPWIRFNTRFYVVALIFLVFDVEVLFLFPWAINLKRMGLFAWVDMAVFILILAVGLAYVWGKGDLDWVRPKGSSAGGSSTGQKVVAARRAPASVLEGER; this is encoded by the coding sequence ATGTCGTTTACCGCGATTCTGATCTTCTTTCTGGCCGGAGCGGGCTTTGTCGTGCTTGCGCTCTCGGTCAGTCGCCTCGTGGCTCCTCACAAACCCAATCCCATCAAGAATTCCACCTATGAGTGTGGTGAGGAAGCCGTAGGAACACCGTGGATCCGATTCAATACCCGGTTCTACGTCGTGGCGCTGATCTTCCTCGTGTTCGACGTGGAAGTCTTGTTCCTTTTCCCCTGGGCTATCAATCTGAAACGCATGGGACTGTTCGCGTGGGTGGATATGGCGGTGTTCATTCTGATCCTCGCGGTGGGCCTGGCGTATGTATGGGGCAAGGGAGACCTCGACTGGGTGCGGCCCAAAGGATCCTCCGCCGGCGGTTCCTCGACCGGGCAAAAAGTTGTTGCGGCACGCCGGGCTCCGGCGTCCGTTCTGGAAGGAGAACGTTGA
- a CDS encoding PaaI family thioesterase — MELDIVSANRILAEVRDVIHPNCRIAGSANPEGLQLKFRIIEGGDIEADFACEPRFQGYSEIVHGGVIAAMLDSAMVNSLFARRMNAVTAELVVRYREPVRLNITATVRGRIEKITPRIIYLSAEVWQEGRVRAAAQAKFMATPPAVDKVVDSGM; from the coding sequence ATGGAACTGGACATTGTTTCCGCCAACCGGATTCTGGCGGAAGTCCGGGATGTCATTCATCCCAACTGCCGGATCGCAGGCTCGGCCAATCCGGAAGGTTTGCAGCTGAAGTTTCGCATCATCGAAGGTGGTGATATCGAAGCGGACTTTGCCTGCGAACCGCGTTTTCAAGGCTATTCGGAGATCGTGCACGGCGGTGTGATTGCCGCCATGCTGGACAGCGCGATGGTCAACAGTCTGTTTGCCCGCCGCATGAACGCCGTGACCGCGGAACTGGTGGTGCGCTACCGGGAGCCTGTCCGGCTGAACATTACAGCGACGGTGCGCGGGCGAATTGAGAAAATTACGCCACGCATTATTTACCTCAGCGCAGAGGTCTGGCAGGAGGGTCGTGTCCGGGCTGCCGCACAGGCTAAGTTCATGGCAACGCCTCCCGCCGTTGATAAGGTTGTAGATAGTGGCATGTGA
- the gltA gene encoding NADPH-dependent glutamate synthase, which produces MANPNLTQADRQKLPRTQMPEQDPKERVQNFTEVPFGYDAELAMAEAERCLLCKKPKCVAGCPVGIDIPAFIKAIREERMNDAALILRATNSLPAVCGRVCPQGDQCEALCIEGNKHDPVAIGNLERFVADWEVRNNAITIPDLPPPTGYKVAIVGSGPAGLTAAGDLAKMGHDVTVFEALHRPSGVLAYGIPEFRLPRIVVNSEIEYIKKLGVKFIYDVVVGITVTVDELFEQGFHSIFIGTGAGLPRMMGVPGENLVGVYSANEFLTRVNLLGASKFPDYDTPIRKARHTVVVGGGNTAMDSARVSLRVTGNHVTLAYRRSMDEIPARKEEIHHAIEEGVDFQLLTAPVEVVGDDKGQCIGLKCIRMELGEPDASGRRSPVPVEGSEFVFDCDTVIVAIGNSPNPIIPRSTQGIEVTKRGTIKIEDATGATTRPGVYAGGDIVSGAATVILAMGAGKTAAKYMDEYMRGLPKP; this is translated from the coding sequence ATGGCTAATCCGAATTTGACTCAGGCCGACCGCCAGAAATTGCCGCGCACCCAGATGCCGGAGCAGGATCCGAAGGAGCGCGTGCAGAACTTCACCGAGGTGCCCTTTGGCTATGACGCCGAATTGGCGATGGCCGAGGCCGAACGCTGCCTGCTCTGCAAGAAGCCCAAGTGCGTCGCCGGTTGCCCGGTGGGAATCGATATTCCGGCCTTCATCAAGGCCATCCGCGAAGAGCGCATGAACGATGCTGCGTTGATTCTGCGCGCCACCAATTCCCTGCCTGCCGTCTGTGGCCGCGTCTGCCCGCAAGGGGACCAGTGCGAGGCCCTGTGCATCGAAGGCAATAAGCATGATCCGGTCGCCATCGGCAACCTTGAACGGTTTGTCGCCGACTGGGAAGTGAGGAATAACGCTATCACCATTCCGGATCTTCCGCCTCCCACCGGATACAAAGTGGCGATCGTCGGCTCCGGCCCCGCAGGTCTTACCGCGGCGGGCGATCTGGCGAAGATGGGCCATGATGTGACGGTGTTCGAAGCGCTGCACCGCCCCTCCGGCGTGCTGGCGTACGGCATTCCCGAGTTTCGTCTGCCGCGCATTGTAGTGAATTCCGAAATCGAGTACATCAAAAAGCTCGGCGTGAAGTTTATCTACGATGTCGTCGTGGGTATTACCGTGACCGTGGATGAGCTGTTCGAGCAGGGCTTCCATTCGATCTTTATCGGCACCGGCGCGGGCCTGCCGCGCATGATGGGCGTTCCCGGCGAGAATCTGGTCGGCGTCTACAGCGCCAACGAGTTTTTGACGCGTGTCAATCTGCTCGGCGCTTCCAAGTTTCCGGATTATGATACGCCGATCCGCAAGGCCAGGCACACCGTCGTCGTCGGCGGCGGCAACACCGCCATGGACAGCGCCCGCGTATCGCTGCGTGTGACCGGCAATCATGTGACTCTGGCGTACCGCCGTTCGATGGATGAAATTCCCGCCCGCAAGGAAGAGATTCATCACGCCATCGAAGAGGGCGTAGACTTCCAGCTTCTGACCGCGCCGGTGGAAGTCGTTGGCGATGACAAAGGCCAGTGCATCGGCCTGAAGTGCATCCGCATGGAACTGGGCGAACCGGATGCGTCCGGCCGCCGCAGTCCGGTGCCGGTGGAAGGCAGCGAGTTTGTGTTTGACTGCGATACGGTGATTGTAGCCATCGGCAACAGCCCAAACCCGATTATTCCGCGCAGTACGCAGGGCATCGAAGTGACCAAACGCGGCACGATCAAGATTGAGGATGCCACGGGAGCGACGACCCGTCCGGGCGTGTATGCCGGAGGGGATATTGTCAGCGGGGCGGCCACAGTCATTCTGGCCATGGGGGCAGGGAAAACCGCCGCCAAATATATGGACGAATACATGCGCGGCCTGCCGAAGCCGTAG
- a CDS encoding sulfide/dihydroorotate dehydrogenase-like FAD/NAD-binding protein, giving the protein MHIIHSTRVLAEKIHEYWVEAPLIARKYRAGQFVIIRTHDQGERVPLTVVETKPEEGLIRLIVQEAGKTTTEMAAFKAGDGILDVVGPLGKATHLENWGNLMIIGGGVGAAPVLPIAIAARKLGNTVYSIIGARTKDLLILEDEFRAACHETRVSTDDGSYAVKGFVTDALKAWVGEGLKVDQAIIAGPIPMMGATAKVSKELGIPTMASLNPIMVDGTGMCGACRVTVHGKVFFACVDGPEFDAHGVDFRELNLRNQAYRTQEAEAMRRMEDHKCKIGLTNVAREGVVQHG; this is encoded by the coding sequence ATGCACATCATTCACAGCACTCGCGTGTTGGCGGAGAAGATCCATGAATACTGGGTGGAAGCTCCGCTCATCGCCCGGAAATACCGCGCCGGGCAGTTCGTCATTATTCGCACGCACGATCAGGGCGAACGTGTCCCGCTGACCGTGGTGGAGACGAAACCGGAAGAGGGCTTGATCCGGCTGATCGTGCAGGAAGCCGGCAAGACAACGACGGAAATGGCGGCCTTCAAGGCCGGCGATGGCATTCTCGACGTGGTGGGCCCGCTGGGCAAAGCCACGCATCTGGAGAACTGGGGCAACCTGATGATCATCGGCGGCGGCGTCGGCGCGGCTCCCGTGCTGCCCATCGCCATCGCGGCGCGCAAGCTCGGCAACACCGTCTATTCCATTATCGGCGCGCGCACGAAGGATTTGCTGATTCTCGAAGATGAGTTTCGTGCCGCCTGCCATGAGACGCGCGTCTCGACCGATGACGGATCGTACGCCGTCAAGGGCTTTGTCACCGACGCGCTGAAAGCATGGGTGGGCGAAGGCCTGAAGGTGGATCAGGCGATTATTGCCGGTCCGATTCCCATGATGGGCGCGACGGCCAAGGTGTCCAAGGAGTTGGGCATTCCCACGATGGCATCCCTCAATCCGATTATGGTGGACGGCACCGGCATGTGCGGCGCCTGCCGCGTGACGGTGCACGGAAAAGTATTCTTTGCCTGTGTGGACGGACCGGAGTTCGATGCTCACGGCGTGGACTTCCGCGAACTGAACCTGCGCAATCAGGCCTATCGTACCCAGGAAGCCGAAGCGATGCGCCGCATGGAAGATCACAAATGCAAGATCGGGCTGACGAACGTTGCGCGGGAAGGAGTGGTGCAGCATGGCTAA
- a CDS encoding 2-oxoacid:acceptor oxidoreductase family protein yields MRTEIRFAGVGGQGNILAGEWVALAAHTMRKHAIQAPTYTAQVRGGPTSVDVLIDDHEIIFPRLTAIDFFCCLAQEGWKVFSKQLKPESIVVIDPNLVLNIGPGPQMIYRLPIVAICKETVGKMVYTSSVALGTFCALMPQVIPQEMMIRTIEQNAPGGTVENNLKAFRAGWDAILKIQPESRNAISAGMEEEKARDTY; encoded by the coding sequence GTGAGAACTGAAATCCGTTTCGCCGGTGTCGGCGGCCAGGGAAATATCCTCGCAGGCGAGTGGGTCGCGCTGGCGGCTCATACGATGCGCAAGCATGCCATTCAGGCTCCGACCTATACCGCGCAGGTGCGCGGCGGCCCCACCAGTGTGGACGTGCTGATCGACGACCACGAGATTATCTTCCCGCGCCTCACGGCCATTGATTTCTTCTGCTGCCTCGCGCAGGAAGGGTGGAAGGTGTTCTCCAAGCAACTCAAGCCGGAGAGCATCGTCGTGATCGATCCCAACCTTGTGCTGAACATCGGCCCCGGCCCGCAGATGATTTACCGCCTGCCCATCGTGGCCATCTGCAAGGAGACCGTGGGCAAAATGGTCTATACCAGTTCTGTGGCCCTCGGCACCTTCTGCGCGCTCATGCCGCAGGTGATTCCGCAGGAGATGATGATCCGGACGATCGAGCAGAATGCTCCCGGCGGCACCGTCGAGAATAATTTGAAAGCCTTCCGCGCCGGATGGGATGCCATTCTGAAGATCCAACCCGAATCCCGCAACGCGATCTCCGCCGGCATGGAAGAAGAAAAGGCGAGAGACACCTATTAA
- a CDS encoding thiamine pyrophosphate-dependent enzyme: protein MPFDYNPWLRQEMMPHIWCPGCGVGIILKSLIRSMDACGWDRDATAMVSGIGCTSRAPGYVDMNTLHTTHGRALTFATGVKMAAPEKNVVVISGDGDAAAIGGNHLIHSCRRNIDITLVIVNNGIYGMTGGQFSPTTPSDSKAATAPYGNIDPSFDLAQLCIAAGATYVARAHVGNAVFLEKMIRNGLKHKGFSVIEVMANCHTQWGRRNKFPDPADLIEKIAADAVPLSVFEKLSPEERVGKFSVGVLYQNKEKPEYCEAYHNLQERAMNKMREASRKVAEQETLKTRDEILGATSGEN from the coding sequence ATGCCGTTTGACTATAATCCCTGGCTGCGCCAGGAGATGATGCCGCATATCTGGTGTCCGGGCTGCGGCGTCGGAATCATTCTGAAGTCGCTGATCCGTTCCATGGATGCCTGCGGCTGGGACCGCGACGCCACGGCAATGGTCTCGGGCATCGGCTGCACCTCGCGTGCGCCGGGCTACGTGGACATGAACACGCTGCACACCACTCACGGTCGCGCCCTGACCTTCGCCACCGGTGTGAAGATGGCCGCTCCCGAGAAGAATGTCGTCGTAATCTCCGGTGACGGCGATGCCGCGGCGATTGGCGGCAACCATCTGATTCACTCCTGCCGCCGCAATATCGACATCACGCTGGTGATCGTCAACAACGGCATCTACGGCATGACCGGCGGTCAATTCTCGCCGACCACTCCGTCCGATTCCAAGGCGGCCACGGCTCCCTACGGCAATATCGATCCGTCCTTCGACCTGGCCCAGCTCTGCATCGCGGCGGGCGCGACGTACGTCGCCCGCGCCCACGTGGGCAATGCGGTGTTCCTCGAGAAGATGATCCGCAACGGTCTGAAGCACAAGGGATTTTCGGTGATCGAAGTCATGGCCAACTGCCACACGCAGTGGGGCCGGCGCAACAAGTTCCCCGATCCTGCCGACCTGATCGAGAAGATCGCGGCGGACGCGGTGCCGCTGTCGGTGTTCGAAAAGCTCTCGCCTGAAGAGCGCGTGGGCAAATTCTCGGTGGGCGTCCTGTATCAGAATAAAGAGAAGCCCGAGTACTGCGAGGCCTATCACAATCTGCAGGAGCGTGCCATGAACAAGATGCGCGAGGCTTCGCGCAAAGTGGCGGAGCAGGAAACGCTGAAGACGCGCGATGAAATCTTAGGAGCTACCTCAGGTGAGAACTGA
- a CDS encoding 2-oxoacid:acceptor oxidoreductase subunit alpha codes for MNKYNGRAFWHGNEIVAEAALRAGCRFFAGYPITPSSEIAAHLALRLPQLGGAFIQMEDEIAAMGAVIGASLAGAKSLTATSGPGLSLKQENIGFAMMAEVPCVIVDVQRGGPSTGLPTAPAQADIMQARWGTHGDHSVIALTPLYPQEIYLETVRAFHLAEQFRTPVYVMLDEIMAHTTESFEIPRDDECGPIKPRSEYDSARANSWRPFYDFYQGKHIHVTGLSHTQEGFPTTNPAIVQKSIEHLVNKIVKAQPELERNVEYLMDDCDIAVVCFGSPGRAAREAVNAARAKGIKAGLFRLITFWPFPTETLRTIIDRVKAVVVPEMNMGMLSLQVEKSAMRRDTKMYKVNVVGGVSIEPQQVLTAIEEAHHAV; via the coding sequence ATGAACAAGTACAATGGCCGCGCCTTCTGGCACGGAAATGAAATTGTCGCGGAAGCCGCGCTGCGCGCGGGCTGCCGCTTTTTTGCCGGATATCCCATTACCCCGTCCTCGGAAATCGCCGCCCATCTGGCGTTGCGCCTGCCGCAACTCGGCGGGGCCTTCATCCAGATGGAAGACGAGATTGCGGCGATGGGCGCCGTAATCGGCGCGTCGCTGGCCGGCGCCAAGTCCCTCACCGCGACGTCCGGTCCCGGTTTGTCCCTCAAACAGGAGAATATCGGTTTTGCGATGATGGCGGAAGTGCCGTGTGTGATCGTCGACGTGCAGCGCGGGGGACCTTCGACCGGTCTGCCCACGGCGCCGGCTCAAGCGGACATCATGCAGGCCCGCTGGGGCACGCACGGCGACCATTCGGTGATCGCTCTGACGCCGCTGTATCCGCAGGAAATCTATCTGGAAACCGTGCGCGCTTTTCACCTTGCCGAGCAGTTTCGCACTCCGGTGTATGTGATGCTCGATGAGATCATGGCGCACACCACCGAGAGCTTCGAGATTCCGCGCGACGACGAATGCGGACCGATCAAGCCGCGCAGCGAGTATGACAGCGCGCGCGCCAACAGTTGGCGTCCGTTCTATGACTTCTATCAGGGGAAACATATTCACGTCACCGGACTTTCTCATACGCAGGAAGGGTTTCCCACGACCAATCCGGCTATCGTGCAGAAGAGCATCGAGCATCTGGTCAACAAGATTGTCAAGGCCCAGCCGGAACTTGAGCGCAACGTCGAGTACCTGATGGACGACTGCGATATCGCAGTGGTCTGCTTCGGTTCTCCGGGACGCGCCGCGCGCGAAGCGGTGAATGCCGCCCGCGCCAAGGGCATCAAGGCCGGCCTGTTCCGCCTGATCACCTTCTGGCCGTTCCCCACGGAAACGCTGCGGACGATCATCGACCGCGTGAAGGCCGTGGTGGTGCCGGAAATGAATATGGGTATGCTGTCGCTGCAGGTGGAGAAGTCCGCCATGCGCCGCGACACGAAGATGTACAAAGTAAATGTGGTAGGCGGCGTATCCATCGAGCCGCAGCAGGTTCTGACCGCGATTGAGGAGGCTCACCATGCCGTTTGA
- a CDS encoding 4Fe-4S binding protein: MKLVKSVSTSGDYSLVVNETWCKGCRICVDLCPKKVLEMIEAPDRWEGSIVRVVLMDACNGCGVCEVECPDFAISVTAPEKKKPGKSAEAA; the protein is encoded by the coding sequence ATGAAACTCGTCAAATCGGTTTCAACCAGCGGGGATTACAGCCTCGTGGTCAACGAGACCTGGTGCAAGGGCTGCCGCATTTGCGTCGACCTGTGCCCGAAAAAAGTACTCGAGATGATCGAGGCGCCGGATCGCTGGGAAGGTTCCATTGTGCGGGTAGTGTTGATGGATGCCTGCAACGGATGTGGTGTATGTGAGGTGGAATGCCCGGATTTCGCCATTTCCGTCACGGCTCCTGAGAAGAAGAAACCCGGCAAGTCCGCGGAGGCAGCATGA
- a CDS encoding 4Fe-4S binding protein, producing MALTIDETCIACGACEPECPTKSITEGGDIFVIDAATCVECIGHFDAPKCVEVCPVDCIHK from the coding sequence ATGGCACTGACCATTGACGAAACCTGCATCGCCTGTGGCGCTTGCGAACCCGAATGTCCGACCAAGTCCATCACGGAAGGTGGCGACATTTTCGTAATTGATGCCGCAACATGTGTCGAGTGCATTGGACATTTCGATGCTCCGAAGTGCGTAGAAGTCTGCCCTGTGGATTGCATCCACAAGTAG
- a CDS encoding dihydroorotate dehydrogenase-like protein — translation MDLSTTYLGLKLKHPLVASASPFTHKLDGFRQLEDAGVSAIVMHSLFEEQLAGEAAELEFLTTQGTESSTEALSYFPKADHYAVGPDDYLDLIRKAKAAVKVPVIASLNGVTPGGWIQFARGVQQAGADALELNVYYLATDPFQPGEVVERNYIEVLKTVKSQVKIPVTVKLSPYFSNLANMARRLDQAGAAGLVLFNRFYQPELDLEKLEVTPRVEFSTSAELKLPLRWIAILHGRVECSLAATSGIHTAEDVIKVVMAGADVAMICSALYAHGLGHVQTMLKGMEKWMGEHEYLSVAQMKGSMSQKSCAEPAAYERANYMKTIQSFRPAVR, via the coding sequence ATGGATCTCTCGACAACCTATCTCGGTCTGAAGCTCAAGCATCCGCTGGTCGCATCAGCGTCTCCTTTCACGCATAAGCTGGACGGTTTCCGCCAGCTCGAAGACGCGGGCGTGTCCGCCATCGTGATGCATTCACTGTTTGAAGAACAGCTTGCCGGCGAAGCCGCCGAACTGGAGTTTCTGACCACTCAAGGGACGGAAAGTTCCACGGAAGCCCTCAGCTATTTCCCCAAGGCCGATCATTATGCCGTCGGACCGGATGATTATCTGGACCTGATCCGCAAGGCCAAGGCCGCGGTGAAGGTTCCGGTGATCGCCAGCCTGAACGGCGTCACTCCCGGCGGCTGGATTCAGTTCGCCCGTGGCGTGCAGCAAGCCGGCGCGGACGCGCTGGAACTGAACGTCTATTATCTGGCGACGGATCCTTTCCAGCCCGGCGAAGTGGTGGAACGCAATTACATCGAAGTCCTGAAGACCGTCAAGTCGCAGGTCAAGATCCCCGTCACGGTGAAGCTCAGCCCGTACTTCAGCAACCTGGCCAACATGGCGCGCCGCCTCGATCAGGCGGGAGCAGCGGGCCTGGTGCTGTTCAACCGCTTCTACCAGCCGGAACTGGATCTGGAAAAGCTGGAAGTGACTCCGCGCGTAGAGTTCAGCACCTCGGCGGAGCTGAAGCTTCCGCTGCGGTGGATTGCCATTCTGCATGGCCGCGTGGAGTGCAGCCTGGCGGCGACCAGCGGTATTCACACTGCCGAAGACGTCATCAAGGTTGTGATGGCGGGCGCCGACGTGGCCATGATATGTTCGGCTCTCTATGCGCACGGTCTGGGCCATGTGCAGACGATGCTCAAGGGCATGGAAAAGTGGATGGGCGAGCATGAATATCTGTCGGTGGCGCAGATGAAAGGCTCCATGAGCCAGAAGTCGTGTGCGGAACCGGCGGCCTACGAGCGCGCCAATTATATGAAGACCATCCAGAGCTTCCGCCCGGCAGTTCGGTAA